One window from the genome of Salvelinus namaycush isolate Seneca chromosome 19, SaNama_1.0, whole genome shotgun sequence encodes:
- the LOC120064003 gene encoding LOW QUALITY PROTEIN: interferon alpha/beta receptor 2-like (The sequence of the model RefSeq protein was modified relative to this genomic sequence to represent the inferred CDS: inserted 2 bases in 1 codon): protein MSPVAALCVDLRPPVDGQRDVYNRFSYKLHIRSNSNRDGATYFVDKVPLKGKTLKDLAPSREYCVAVRILGGPERRSRNSSYSQSHCTSTTSKYTADTEVSVVLCLLVMLSGLCTALLVHTGFICLKRPLPEILDKYNTRRTWSYDEERFPSVHLVPPSSPSGSSGKDGESKDDSEAVIETEGKINSGGGGGYETRGAAADLSSLNPLSSSSSSKTEVLLHPSKTXSPSYPTVPSTELKTTSETVSNHPQCPLFITEYQQRESLLRPDCLSMSISNNCQLSVSSQTSQLPEPAKCRSLGQDLSFSLFSERETHGP from the exons ATGTCG CCTGTGGCAGCACTTTGTGTGGACCTGAGGCCTCCTGTGGATGGCCAACGAGATGTCTACAACAGGTTCAGCTACAAACTCCACATCAGAAGCAACAGCAACAGGGATGGAGCAACA TACTTTGTGGACAAGGTGCCTCTGAAGGGTAAGACTCTGAAGGACCTGGCCCCCAGCAGAGAGTACTGTGTCGCCGTAAGGATCTTAGGCGGCCCAGAGAGACGCAGCAGGAACTCTTCCTACAGCCAATCACACTGTACCTCCACTACTTCTAAGTACACCgcag ACACAGAGGTCTCAGTGGTTTTGTGTCTTCTTGTGATGCTGTCTGGGCTCTGTACAGCCCTACTGGTTCACACTGGATTCATCTGTCTGAAACGACCTCTTCCTGAAATACT AGATAAATACAACACCAGGAGAACCTGGTCCTACGATGAGGAACGGTTTCCCTCAGTGCATTTAGTTCCACCATCGTCACCTTCGGGAAGCAGTGGAAAGGATGGAGAGAGTAAGGATGACAGTGAGGCAGTGATCGAGACGGAGGGGAAGATAaatagtggaggaggaggagggtacgAGACACGAGGGGCCGCTGCCGATCTGTCCTCtctcaaccccctctcctcttcctcatcctctaaAACAGAGGTGCTCCTACACCCATCCAAAAC CTCTCCGTCCTATCCCACTGTCCCGTCCACAGAGCTTAAGACCACCTCTGAGACAGTGTCCAACCACCCTCAATGTCCTCTCTTCATAACCGAATACCAACAACGTGAATCTCTGCTCAGACCTGACTGCCTTTCAATGTCCATATCAAACAACTGTCAACTATCTGTGTCCTCACAAACCAGTCAACTTCCAGAGCCAGCCAAGTGTCGTTCATTGGGACAGGACTTGAGCTTCAGTCttttctcagagagagagacacatggaCCGTAG